One Oncorhynchus kisutch isolate 150728-3 linkage group LG11, Okis_V2, whole genome shotgun sequence genomic region harbors:
- the dnai2b gene encoding dynein intermediate chain 3, ciliary: MEIVHVYTKKRNEFGRQCNFSDRPAELHVDILPDPSLASNFIERDPCDIPIQCTQEMSEHEVNTERFESDTRGINHVEGGWPKDVNPQEMEQTIRFRKKVEKDEHYFSTIMQLGSNMEHCIKQNNAINIYQEYFEEEEVVEESEEQPSAKTINVFRDPNEIKRTATCLSWHPDGSCKLAVAYSSLGFQNISPDMSYDSYIWDIESPNKPEMTLKPVSLLVCLEYNPKDSHILVGGSYNGQIAYWDTRKGSQPVEMSTIEHSHRDPVYKVIWLQSKTGTDTFSASTDGQVLWWDIRKMSEPTERLVLDPNKKGNLDNALGAISLEFETTMPTKFMVGTEQGLVVSCNRKAKTPAEKIVCTYSGHHGPIYALQRNPFFPKNFLTVADWTARIWSEDIKESSIMWTKYHMAYLSDGCWSPVRPSVFFTVKMDGTLDVWDFLFKQNDPTLSLKVCDEALYSLRVQDNGRFLACGSQLGTATLLEISPGLCTLQRNEKALATAMFERETKREKILEARHREMRLKERSRSEQSKDEDTKEGDGEESVEELATRTEAEFYEIVEAELKKRAKEQEKKEKDVCEEKEV, translated from the exons ATGGAGATAGTTCATGTGTACACCAAGAAGCGCAATGAGTTTGGGCGACAGTGTAATTTCTCTGATCGGCCTGCTGAGTTGCATGTGGACATCCTCCCTGATCCTTCTCTGGCATCCAACTTCATTGAGAGAGACCCTTGCGATATTCCCATACAGTGCACACAAGAGATGTCCGAGCATGAG GTGAACACTGAGCGCTTTGAGTCAGACACCAGGGGGATAAACCATGTGGAGGGAGGCTGGCCCAAGGACGTCAACCCTCAGGAGATGGAGCAGACCATCCGCTTCAGGAAGAAAGTGGAGAAAGATGAGCATTATTTCAGCACCATCATGCAGCTGGGAAGT AATATGGAGCATTGCATCAAACAAAACAATGCCATCAACATCTACCAGGAGTActttgaagaggaggaggtggtggaggagtccGAGGAGCAGCCCTCAGCCAAAACCATCAATGTTTTCAG AGACCCGAACGAGATAAAGCGCACTGCCACCTGCCTGTCCTGGCATCCCGATGGCAGCTGTAAACTGGCTGTGGCCTACTCTTCACTAGGGTTCCAGAACATCTCTCCAGACATGAGCTATGACTCATATATATGGGACATTG AGAGTCCCAATAAGCCAGAGATGACCCTGAAACCGGTCTCTCTACTGGTCTGTCTGGAGTACAACCCCAAAGACTCTCACATCCTGGTCGGTGGCAGCTACAATGGCCAGATCG CTTATTGGGACACTCGCAAGGGGAGCCAGCCGGTGGAAATGTCCACAATAGAGCACAGCCACAGAGACCCTGTCTACAAAGTCATCTGGTTGCAGTCAAAGACAGGAACCGATACCTTCTCTGCATCTACGGACGGCCAG GTGCTGTGGTGGGACATCCGTAAGATGAGTGAGCCCACAGAGAGGCTGGTACTGGACCCCAACAAAAAGGGCAACCTGGACAATGCCTTGGGGGCAATCTCACTGGAGTTTGAGACCACTATG CCCACAAAGTTTATGGTAGGGACAGAGCAAGGGCTGGTGGTCTCCTGTAACCGCAAGGCCAAGACCCCGGCAGAGAAGATAGTGTGTACGTACAGCGGTCATCACGGCCCAATCTACGCCCTGCAAAGGAACCCTTTTTTCCCCAAGAACTTCCTGACCGTAGCCGATTGGACAGCTCGCATCTGGTCCGAAGACATCAAGGAGTCGTCCATCATGTGGACAAA ATACCATATGGCCTATCTGTCAGATGGCTGCTGGAGTCCAGTACGACCCTCTGTGTTCTTCACCGTCAAAATGGACGGGACGCTAGACGTTTGGGACTTCCTCTTCAAACAGAACGACCCCACCCTCAGTCTAAAA GTGTGTGATGAGGCTCTGTACAGCCTGCGGGTGCAGGATAATGGGCGCTTCCTGGCCTGTGGCTCTCAGCTGGGCACTGCCACCCTGCTGGAAATCTCCCCAGGGCTGTGTACCCTCCAGAGGAACGAGAAGGCCCTAGCCACTGCG ATGTTTGAGCGGGAGACCAAACGGGAGAAGATCTTGGAGGCGCGCCACCGTGAGATGCGTCTGAAGGAGCGCAGCCGCTCGGAGCAGAGCAAGGATGAGGACACCAAGGAGGGAGACGGAGAAGAGAGCGTTGAGGAGCTAGCAACACGTACAGAGGCAGAGTTCTATGAGATAGTAGAAGCTGAGCTGAAGAAGAGAGCTAAGGAGCAAGAAAAAAAG GAGAAAGACGTGTGTGAAGAGAAAGAAGTCTGA